The Anaerobranca gottschalkii DSM 13577 genomic sequence ATATTAAAAAGTATCCCTTATCCAAAATAGTGACCTTCAGTGGAGGGGAACCCTTTTTACAGTTTGAAGGGTTTTCTTATTTAGCTCAACAATTTAAAAAAAATGGCTATAAAATTGTTGCATATACCGGTTTTTTATTTGAAGATCTAATCAAGGATAGAGATAAATTTAAATTATTAAAGGAAATTGATTTATTAATAGATGGTCCCTTTATAGAAAAGTTAAAGGATATGAGTTTGCCTTTTAGAGGGTCTAAAAATCAACGAATTATTAATGTCCCAAAATCTTTAATAGAAGGTAAAATTTATTTAGAAGAATTAAGTTTTTAATATAAATAAATTATGAAAAGGAGAGGTATAATGTATAATAATTCTAATGCAGTTGAGCTTGTTTTTCCAACAAAGGTAATTAAAAGGGATGGCCGCTTACAAGACTTTGACCCTGCTAAAATAACTGAGGCAATAAACAAGGCTTTTTCTGTTAGTGGAGAAGGTAATTATAGTGAATCCCTTTCATTAACTCAAAAGGTACTAGAAAATTTAACTAATTATATGATATCAAAGGAAATAAAAATACCTAAAATTGATGAAATCCAAGATATAGTGGAAGATACTATATTAAAGTCAAATTTTTTAAATACTGCAAAAGAATATATAGCATATAGACGAAGAAGGGATAAGATAAGGGAATCAAGGGGAAAATTTATTAAAGAATTAACTGATATAGTTAAAACAAAGGACACAGAAAATGCAAACATTAATGGAGATACTGCTATGGGTAAAATGCTCCAAGCAGGCTCAATTGCTGCAAAGAGACTTTGTGAAATCAGTTTAAAAAAGGAACATATAGATGCTCATAATCAAGGAGATATACATATCCATGACCTTAATTTTTTACCATTTGGAACGACTACTTGTTTGCAAATACCCCTTAAAAAGTTATTGTCAAATGGATTTAATACTGGACATGGATTTATAAGGCCTCCTAAAGATATAAAAACTGCCGCAGCATTAGTATGTATCATTATGCAAGCAAATCAAAATGAGCAGCATGGTGGTCAATCAGTAAGTGCTTTAGATAGAGATTTAGCACCATATGTAGAATTAACATTTGAAAAATATGTTAAACTTCTAAATGATTTAGAGTATAACAAAAATATCGAAGAAAAGGCTTGGGAGTTAACAGAAAAAGATGTTGATCAAGCAATGCAAGGAATAGTTTATAATCTTAATACAATGCAATCTAGGGCAGGGGCCCAAGTTCCTTTTACTAGTATAAATTTTGGTTTAGATACTTCAAGGGCTGGTAGAGCAATTACAAAATATTTATTGTTAAATTTTGAAAAAGGTTTAGGAAAAGGAGAAACTCCTTTATTCCCCAATTTGGTTTTCTCAATGGCTAAAGGAATAAATAAAGAACCTCAAGACCCTAATTATGACCTACGTTTATTGGCCCATAGAGTATCATGTACCAGATT encodes the following:
- the nrdG gene encoding anaerobic ribonucleoside-triphosphate reductase activating protein; its protein translation is MKVRIAGIIPESVVDGPGGISYTIFAQGCLHNCPGCHNPSTHSLDGGQEIDCSFILEDIKKYPLSKIVTFSGGEPFLQFEGFSYLAQQFKKNGYKIVAYTGFLFEDLIKDRDKFKLLKEIDLLIDGPFIEKLKDMSLPFRGSKNQRIINVPKSLIEGKIYLEELSF
- the nrdD gene encoding anaerobic ribonucleoside-triphosphate reductase — translated: MYNNSNAVELVFPTKVIKRDGRLQDFDPAKITEAINKAFSVSGEGNYSESLSLTQKVLENLTNYMISKEIKIPKIDEIQDIVEDTILKSNFLNTAKEYIAYRRRRDKIRESRGKFIKELTDIVKTKDTENANINGDTAMGKMLQAGSIAAKRLCEISLKKEHIDAHNQGDIHIHDLNFLPFGTTTCLQIPLKKLLSNGFNTGHGFIRPPKDIKTAAALVCIIMQANQNEQHGGQSVSALDRDLAPYVELTFEKYVKLLNDLEYNKNIEEKAWELTEKDVDQAMQGIVYNLNTMQSRAGAQVPFTSINFGLDTSRAGRAITKYLLLNFEKGLGKGETPLFPNLVFSMAKGINKEPQDPNYDLRLLAHRVSCTRLFPNYSNQDSTFNAPFFRRKDNPQIIGYMGCRTRVIANVAGEEVTDGRGNLSFTSINLPRIALEANKDINKFFDILKERFILVKNQLLERYEIQRNKKVKEFPFLMGQKLYHNSDHLSPEDTIEDAIKNGTLSIGFIGLAETLVALIGKHHGESEEAQELGLKIVSTLNSWCQLESQKHKLNFTLLATPAEGLSNRFVDIDRERFGVIKGVTDKEWYTNSFHIPVEYKISAYEKIKIESAYNKFTPAGHINYVELDSAPIGNIAAFEQLVNAAFENDCGYFSVNFPVDQCLGENCNYIGIITEEGCPKCQSKKVRRIRRVTGYLGIYEESLDGVNKDSFFNKGKYYEVKNRTTHLKF